A window of Desulfovibrio sp. UIB00 genomic DNA:
GATCGTGTTCAACAATCTGCTGGACAATGCCTGCCAGTATACTGAAAATGGGCGCGCCAGTGTTTCCCTGTGTCAGGGAGAACTGCTTGTTCGCAATCGCGGGTATATCCCCCCCGGCGTTGATATTTTTGCCAGGGGTGTGCGTTGTACCCAAAAAGCAGTCAGCGGCAGTGGACTTGGCCTTTCTCTGGCGCTCAGAGCCTGCGAAAGGCTTGGCTGGCGGCTTGATATGGTTTCAGATCCGGCAGACAGCGAAGCTGTCTTTCGCGTGATCTTTCCGCAGATATCTCAGGGAGTTGACATATAATGCCCGGTCTCCAATCTCGGCAGAGCATGGCCTCTGCTTTTGGCTTGTTTTCTGGCAAGCGCCGGTGGGTGCTGCTTTTGCTGCTGGCAGTGGTGGCGCTGCTGTGCTGGCGTTTATTTTTCAGCGGCAATCAGGCGCGCCGTGGCATGGGCATGGATACGCCGCCCGTGCGCGTTGCCGCCGCCCTGGCTCAGGATGTTCCCCATTTCCTCAATGGCCTGGGTACGGTGCTGCCCTCAAGCGACGTGCTCGTGACCAGCCGTGTGGACGGCCAGTTGCAGCGCCTGCATTTCAAGGAAGGGCAGCGGGTCAAGGCTGGCGACTTGCTGGCGGAGATAGACCCCAGACCTTTTCAGGCCTCGCTGGATCAGGCGCGCGGGACTCTTGCCAAGGATCAGGCCCAGCTGGACAATGCCCGCAAGGATCTGGCGCGCTATGCCAAGCTTGCGCAGGGCAACTTTATTGCGACACAGCAGTTTGAAACCCAGCGCGCCCTTGTGCGCCAGTATGAGGGCACGGTGGAGGCCGACAAGGCCGCCGTGGATTCCGCAGCGCTCCAGCTGAGCTACAGTCGCATCACGGCCCCCACGTCGGGCCGTCTGGGCCTGCGCAATGTAGACGAAGGCAACATGATAAAAGCCTCTGACACCTCCGGCATTGTACGCATCACCGAGGTCAGCCCCTGTGATGTTGTGTTCACCCTGCCGGAAAGTCAGGTGCCCTTGGTCGTGCAGGCCCTGCGCGCCCACGAAGATGATGTTGACCGCCGTCCCTTGCCAGTACAGGCCTGGGACAGGGAGCAGAAACGCCTGCTTGACGTGGGCGGGTTGCTTTCTCTGGACAACCAGATTGATCTTTCCACCGGCACGGTAAAGCTCAAGGCGCGTTTTCCCAATACTGAAGGGGCCTTGTACCCCAACCAGTTCGTCAACGCCCGTTTGCAGGTGCGCGTTCTTAAAAATGCCGTCACAGTCCCCACTTCAGCGGTGCAGCTGGGGTCGCGCGGGGCTTACGTCTATGTGGCGGCCAAGAACGGCAAGGGGCAGGATGCCGTAACGGTGCGGACCGTAACCCCCGGCATTGCCACAGACGCCCTGACAGTTATCGATAAGGGCCTTGAACCGGGCGAACAGGTGGTGGTGGACGGTCTTGACCGTCTGCGGGACGGCATTGAAGTGAAAATTACGGCCTCCGCAGAAACACCCAAGGCACAGCCTGCGGAATAGCGCCCGGCCTTGCCGGGATTGCCCACCGAGTCTTCCACCCCTTCCCGCAAGGGGGAGTATCCTCCATATGAACCTATCGCGCATATTTATTTTACGGCCCATCGCCACCTCGCTGCTCATGGTGGCCCTGTTTCTTTCAGGGCTGCTGGGTTACCGCTATTTGCCCGTGGCGGCCCTGCCGCAGATAGACTACCCGACCATTCAGGTGCAGACGCTCTATCCCGGCGCGTCCCCCGATGTTATGGCCTCTGTCATAACGGCTCCCCTTGAGCGCCAGTTTGGCCTCATGCCCGGCCTTGTGCAGATGAGTTCCCTTTCCTCCGCCGGGGCCTCGGTGGTGACTCTGCAATTCGACCTCACGCTGGCCCTGGATGTGGCCGAGCAGGAAGTGCAGGCGGCCATCAACGCTGCAAACAATTTGCTGCCCAGCGACCTGCCTTCGCCGCCCATTTACAACAAGGTCAACCCGGCAGACCCCCCGGTTATCACCCTTGCCGTCACCAGCGACGCCATGCCTCTTACCCGGTTGGAAGACCTGGTCGACACACGCATGGCCCAGAAAATTTCCCAGTTGCCCGGCGTGGGCCTTGTGACGCTTTCGGGCGGGCAGCGCCCCGCAGTGCGGGTGCAGGTGAACCCCAAGGCGCTGGCCAATGCGGGCCTTACCCTGGCGGATGTGCGCACGGCCATTTCCAAGGCCAATGTCAACAACGCCAAGGGCAGCTTTGACGGCCCAGAACGGGCCAGCACCATTGACGCCAACGATCAGCTCGCTTCTGCCGATGCCTATGCCGAAGCCATAATCGGCTACAAGGACGGCGGCCCTTTGCGCCTGCGCGATGTGGCAGAAGTGGTGGAGGGTGCCGAGAACGCCCGCCTCGCGGCCTATGTGGCAGGGGAGGGCATGAGCTTTCGGCCTGCCATCGTGCTCTCGGTGCAGCGCCAGCCAGGAGCCAACGTCATAGACGTTGCGGACAGGGTTTTGCGGCTTCTGCCCGTGCTCAAACAGACCTTGCCCGGCAATGTGGACGTGCGGGTGGTTACAGACCGCACAACCACCATCCGCGCCACGGTGCACGATGTGCAGCTTGAGCTGCTGCTGGCTGTGGCGCTGGTGATCTGGGTCATCTGGCTGTTTTTGCGCAATGCCAGAGCCACCATTATTCCCGCTCTGGCCGTGCCGCTTTCTCTGGTGGGCACCCTTGGCGTCATGCATCTTGCCGGGTACTCGCTGAACAATCTCACGCTCATGGCTCTGGTTATCGCCACCGGCTTTGTGGTAGACGATGCCATTGTGGTGATCGAAAATATCTCGCGCTATCTGGAGCAGGGGCAAAAACCCGTGCAAGCCGCCCTGACCGGGGCAGGGCAGATAGGCTTTACCATTATTTCGCTGACCATTTCCTTGGTGGCGGTGCTTATTCCCCTGCTGTTCATGGGGGATGTGGTGGGGCGGCTGTTCCGCGAATTTGCGGTAACGCTGGCCGTGACCATTCTTATTTCTGCGGTTATTTCGCTCACGCTCACGCCCATGCTCTGCGCCATCATGCTGCGGCCCGAGCAGCATGATGGAGCCCATGCACAGCAGGGAGACGGCAGTTTTTTTACTCGTCTGCTGGCCTGGTATGAAGAAAAACTCGACTGGGTACTGCAACACCAGAGCCTGACTCTGGCGGTGGCGGTGGGAACCCTGGTGCTCACGGTTCTGCTGTACATTGGCGTACCCAAGGGTTTTTTCCCCGTACAGGATACGGGCGTCATCCAGGGGATGGCCGAAGCGCCGCAGGATACGTCCTTTGAGGCCATGGCCGGGCGGCAACGCCAGCTGGCCGACCTCATACTGCAAGATCCTGCGGTTGAGAGCGTGGTGTTTTTTGTGGGCGTGGACGGCGTCAACCAGAGCATGGGGACTTCGCGTCTTTCGGTGGAACTTAAGCCCCTGGAAGACCGCGATGCCCGCGCGCCTGCCATTGCGCGCCGCATTATGGAAAAATCCACCGCTCTGCCGGGCATGACCCTGTATTTGCAGCCCGTGCAGGACCTGACCATAGAAGACCGCATTTCGCGCACCCAGTACCAGTTTTCGATAGAAGCGCTGGACAGGGATCAGCTGGATCAGTGGCTGCCGCGTATTGTGAACGCCCTTTCCCAGCGTCCAGAGCTAGAAATGGTCACCAGCGACTATCAGAATCCGGGCCGCATGGCATGGCTGAACATTAACCGGGACGCCGCCGGCCGCCTTGGTATAAGCATGTCGACCATTGACAACGCCCTGTACGATGCCCTTGGGCAGCGGCTTATTTCAACCATTTTTACGCAAACCAACCAGTACAAGGTGGTGCTTGAAACTGCCCCCCGTTTCCGTATGGGGCCGCAGTCCATTGAAAACATCTATGTTTCGGGCGGCGATGGCAAACCCGTACCGCTCACAAGCCTGGCAACGCTTGAGGAACGCCCCGTGCGGCTTTCCATTGCGCGTCAGGGGCAGTTCCCGGTGGCGACCATTTCTTTCAACGTGGCGCGTGGCTCTTCGCTGGGTGCGGCGGTCAAGGCCGTGGAAGAAACCGAAAAAGAATTGAAACTGCCCACGGCCCTGCGCACCCAGTTGCAGGGCGCGGCCAAGGCCTTCACCACGTCTACAAACAATCAGGTCTGGCTTATTCTGGCAGCCATCATCACCATGTATATTGTGCTGGGCGTGCTGTACGAAAGTTACGTCCACCCCGTCACCATTCTTTCCACCCTGCCGTCTGCTGGCGTGGGGGCTTTGCTGGCCCTGATACTGGCAGATATGGATCTTGGCGTGGTGGGCATTATCGGCATCATTCTGCTTATCGGCATTGTCAAGAAAAACGCCATCATGATGATCGACTTTGCCCTGGATGCGGAACGCAACGAAGGCAAGGAGCCGCTGGCCGCCATTCGGCAAGCCTGCCTGCTGCGTCTGCGGCCCATCCTCATGACCACAATGGCGGCCCTGCTGGGCGCATTGCCCCTTATGGTCGGCTGGGGCATGGGCGCGGAACTGCGGCGTCCTCTGGGCGTGACCATGGTGGGCGGGCTTATTTTCAGCCAGGCGCTCACCCTGTTCACAACGCCTGTCATCTATCTGTGGTTTGACCGCGTGAGCCGTCGCTTCAAGGGCCATGTGGCAGACAGCGGAGCCGGACAGGACGGAGCCGCAGCCCGGAGCGATCCCCCGCAAGAGGCACGGCCATGAGTACAGAGCGGCAAGACGCGGAAAATCCGCATCTGCAAGGCCGTTCTGCTGAACAGGCCGACAATGCCGTCACTCCGCCTGGGTCGGAGGCATCTGTCCGCCCTAGCCGTGCGAGCAGGCTCAAAGCCCTGCTGGAGCAGGGCCGCAGGCACCGTTTTGGCCCGGAGGCTCTGCCAGCCAACCTTTCCGCGCCCTTCATCCGGCGTCCTGTAGCTACGGCCTTATTGACCTTTGCCATTGCCCTTGCGGGCATAGTGGCTTTTGGTCTGTTGCCTGTGGCTCCCCTGCCGCAGGTGGATTTTCCTGTTGTTGTGGTGCGTGCAAAGCTGCCCGGCGCAGGGCCGGAAACCATGGCCGCCACCGTTGCCACACCGTTGGAACGTTCACTTGGCCGTATTGCTGGCGTGTCGGAAATGACATCCACCAGCTCGCTCTCCAGTACCGAGGTGGTGCTGCAATTCGATCTTGACCGCAATATTGACGGCGCGGCCAGAGACGTGCAGTCGTCCATCAACGCCGCCCGTTCAAATCTTCCCACCATGCCCTCCAACCCCACCTATCGCAAGGTGAACCCGGCGGGCGCGCCCATCATGATTCTGGCCATTACCTCTGATGTGCTGACCCGTACCCAGTTGTACGATGCGGCC
This region includes:
- a CDS encoding MdtB/MuxB family multidrug efflux RND transporter permease subunit — its product is MNLSRIFILRPIATSLLMVALFLSGLLGYRYLPVAALPQIDYPTIQVQTLYPGASPDVMASVITAPLERQFGLMPGLVQMSSLSSAGASVVTLQFDLTLALDVAEQEVQAAINAANNLLPSDLPSPPIYNKVNPADPPVITLAVTSDAMPLTRLEDLVDTRMAQKISQLPGVGLVTLSGGQRPAVRVQVNPKALANAGLTLADVRTAISKANVNNAKGSFDGPERASTIDANDQLASADAYAEAIIGYKDGGPLRLRDVAEVVEGAENARLAAYVAGEGMSFRPAIVLSVQRQPGANVIDVADRVLRLLPVLKQTLPGNVDVRVVTDRTTTIRATVHDVQLELLLAVALVIWVIWLFLRNARATIIPALAVPLSLVGTLGVMHLAGYSLNNLTLMALVIATGFVVDDAIVVIENISRYLEQGQKPVQAALTGAGQIGFTIISLTISLVAVLIPLLFMGDVVGRLFREFAVTLAVTILISAVISLTLTPMLCAIMLRPEQHDGAHAQQGDGSFFTRLLAWYEEKLDWVLQHQSLTLAVAVGTLVLTVLLYIGVPKGFFPVQDTGVIQGMAEAPQDTSFEAMAGRQRQLADLILQDPAVESVVFFVGVDGVNQSMGTSRLSVELKPLEDRDARAPAIARRIMEKSTALPGMTLYLQPVQDLTIEDRISRTQYQFSIEALDRDQLDQWLPRIVNALSQRPELEMVTSDYQNPGRMAWLNINRDAAGRLGISMSTIDNALYDALGQRLISTIFTQTNQYKVVLETAPRFRMGPQSIENIYVSGGDGKPVPLTSLATLEERPVRLSIARQGQFPVATISFNVARGSSLGAAVKAVEETEKELKLPTALRTQLQGAAKAFTTSTNNQVWLILAAIITMYIVLGVLYESYVHPVTILSTLPSAGVGALLALILADMDLGVVGIIGIILLIGIVKKNAIMMIDFALDAERNEGKEPLAAIRQACLLRLRPILMTTMAALLGALPLMVGWGMGAELRRPLGVTMVGGLIFSQALTLFTTPVIYLWFDRVSRRFKGHVADSGAGQDGAAARSDPPQEARP
- a CDS encoding MdtA/MuxA family multidrug efflux RND transporter periplasmic adaptor subunit, whose translation is MPGLQSRQSMASAFGLFSGKRRWVLLLLLAVVALLCWRLFFSGNQARRGMGMDTPPVRVAAALAQDVPHFLNGLGTVLPSSDVLVTSRVDGQLQRLHFKEGQRVKAGDLLAEIDPRPFQASLDQARGTLAKDQAQLDNARKDLARYAKLAQGNFIATQQFETQRALVRQYEGTVEADKAAVDSAALQLSYSRITAPTSGRLGLRNVDEGNMIKASDTSGIVRITEVSPCDVVFTLPESQVPLVVQALRAHEDDVDRRPLPVQAWDREQKRLLDVGGLLSLDNQIDLSTGTVKLKARFPNTEGALYPNQFVNARLQVRVLKNAVTVPTSAVQLGSRGAYVYVAAKNGKGQDAVTVRTVTPGIATDALTVIDKGLEPGEQVVVDGLDRLRDGIEVKITASAETPKAQPAE